The following proteins are encoded in a genomic region of Cyanobacterium sp. T60_A2020_053:
- a CDS encoding plastoquinol terminal oxidase: protein MIRLLVGILVFVINKVYAQRPYPRFYVLETVARVPYFSYLSVLHLYETLGFWRKADWLKIHFAESWNELHHLLIMESLGGSNFWVDRLLAKTVALLYYWIVVALYVVSPASAYHFMELVEEHAYESYDSFLTSHEAILKTQSAPPVALNYYRDGDLYMFDQFQTSHPGEVRRPAINNLYDVFVAIRDDEMEHVKTMVACQNPTAQNSFHSPHTLIAQDLPLINTEKEVQNEVTRV from the coding sequence ATGATTCGTCTTTTAGTTGGTATTTTAGTGTTTGTAATCAATAAGGTGTATGCCCAGCGCCCGTATCCGAGGTTTTATGTATTGGAAACGGTGGCTAGAGTGCCTTATTTTTCTTATCTGTCAGTATTACACCTCTATGAAACCTTAGGTTTTTGGCGTAAAGCTGATTGGTTAAAAATCCACTTTGCTGAGTCATGGAATGAATTACACCACCTTTTAATCATGGAATCTTTAGGAGGTTCTAATTTTTGGGTAGATAGGCTTCTCGCTAAAACTGTTGCCTTACTTTACTATTGGATTGTTGTTGCATTGTATGTGGTTTCCCCCGCCTCTGCCTATCATTTCATGGAATTAGTGGAAGAACACGCCTACGAAAGTTATGATAGTTTTTTGACTAGCCATGAGGCAATTCTCAAAACTCAAAGCGCCCCTCCCGTTGCTCTAAACTATTACCGTGACGGAGATTTGTATATGTTTGATCAGTTTCAAACTTCCCACCCCGGTGAAGTGCGCCGGCCAGCAATAAATAATCTTTACGATGTATTCGTGGCTATTAGAGATGACGAAATGGAACACGTTAAGACCATGGTAGCTTGTCAAAATCCTACTGCCCAAAATAGTTTCCATAGCCCCCATACTCTCATTGCCCAAGATTTACCCCTCATTAATACTGAAAAAGAAGTACAAAACGAAGTAACTAGAGTTTAA